One region of Epilithonimonas zeae genomic DNA includes:
- a CDS encoding helix-turn-helix domain-containing protein: MNDSLFEIVEHTNRNIFLTGKAGTGKTTFLNDFVKKTKKKHIVVAPTGIAAINAGGVTIHSMFGLPLRTFLPTTERIDQNLANNIADLMPHFKYRKDKLKLLREIEIIIIDEASMLRADVLDMMDFSLRHVRRNQQKFGGVQMLFIGDLYQLPPVVRDEYILSMYYSSPFFFHAKALEESNFITLELTKVYRQTDEHFLEILNAIRDGITEDIDFEALNERYQPDFDPKDEAYVYLCSHNKIADDINQKKIKELGGKAHSYTADVVGDFKETQYPNDEVLELKVGAQIMFIRNDTSPDKKYYNGKLAQISYLDEDEISVILDGSEEEITLKAETWEQKKYSLDDEKNIKEEVLGSFKQFPIRLAWAVTIHKSQGLTFDRLIIDAGKSFASGQVYVALSRCRTLEGIVLKSKITPEVIFSDKRVSKFQDETHANAKIEEILNSEKYDYSIQKVIRRIDCVWFQSALENWMVISRSSKFIDKEKADYLYHCLKADIENYITIFQKFERILIQKTQKFLQGEEEWPEIEIKAKGAVNFFFSNVNEKIFSPLKDFYSETKGVKGLKAFNEDFRVWLDDIEDYLKDLKDVYLLETPLFDKEKDVEVSMAIKKVPTHVLTYQLFQNGKTVSEIAKERGLVNSTIFGHLSKYAEQSLLDRSDLLRIYPKNKVEAFEKQFKADPKENINDWKSVLPSDFDYGEIRLIWNYFLNLKK, from the coding sequence ATGAATGACTCTCTTTTTGAAATCGTAGAACACACCAACCGAAACATTTTTCTCACCGGGAAAGCAGGAACCGGAAAGACTACATTTCTAAATGATTTTGTAAAAAAAACCAAGAAAAAACACATTGTTGTAGCGCCAACTGGGATTGCTGCCATCAACGCTGGTGGCGTAACTATCCATTCTATGTTCGGTTTGCCGCTTAGAACTTTTCTTCCAACTACGGAAAGAATCGATCAAAATCTGGCAAACAACATTGCCGACTTGATGCCACATTTCAAGTACCGAAAAGACAAACTAAAACTTCTCCGTGAAATCGAAATCATTATTATTGATGAAGCATCAATGTTGAGAGCAGATGTTCTGGATATGATGGATTTTTCTCTCCGTCACGTTCGTAGAAATCAGCAGAAATTCGGTGGAGTTCAGATGTTGTTTATTGGCGACCTTTATCAGTTACCACCAGTTGTAAGAGACGAATACATTTTATCAATGTATTATTCTTCTCCGTTTTTCTTTCACGCTAAAGCTTTGGAAGAAAGTAATTTCATCACGCTGGAACTGACCAAAGTTTACCGACAAACCGATGAACATTTTCTTGAAATTCTCAATGCCATCCGTGACGGAATAACAGAAGATATAGACTTTGAAGCTTTGAACGAAAGATATCAGCCTGACTTCGACCCGAAAGATGAAGCTTACGTTTACCTCTGTTCGCACAACAAGATTGCAGATGACATCAACCAGAAAAAAATAAAAGAGTTGGGCGGAAAAGCTCATTCTTATACAGCCGATGTTGTTGGAGATTTCAAGGAAACACAATATCCAAATGATGAGGTTCTGGAACTGAAAGTCGGTGCACAGATTATGTTTATCCGAAATGACACTTCGCCTGACAAAAAATATTACAACGGAAAACTAGCTCAGATTTCTTATCTCGATGAAGATGAAATCTCGGTAATTCTAGATGGAAGTGAAGAAGAAATCACGCTAAAAGCAGAGACTTGGGAACAGAAAAAATATTCTTTGGATGATGAAAAGAACATCAAGGAAGAAGTTTTGGGGAGTTTCAAACAGTTTCCGATTCGCTTAGCTTGGGCGGTTACGATTCATAAAAGTCAAGGTTTGACATTTGATAGATTAATTATTGATGCAGGAAAAAGTTTTGCTTCCGGACAGGTTTATGTTGCATTGTCACGTTGCCGAACTTTGGAAGGAATCGTCTTGAAATCTAAGATTACGCCTGAAGTGATTTTCTCTGACAAACGAGTTTCTAAATTTCAGGATGAGACGCACGCTAACGCAAAAATCGAGGAAATCCTTAATTCTGAAAAATACGATTACAGCATCCAAAAAGTCATTAGAAGGATTGACTGTGTTTGGTTTCAGTCCGCTTTGGAAAACTGGATGGTCATCAGCCGAAGCAGCAAATTCATTGACAAAGAAAAAGCAGATTATCTCTATCATTGTTTAAAAGCTGATATCGAAAATTACATTACTATTTTCCAAAAATTTGAACGAATACTAATTCAGAAAACCCAAAAATTCCTTCAGGGAGAAGAAGAATGGCCAGAGATTGAAATCAAGGCAAAAGGTGCTGTCAATTTCTTTTTCTCGAATGTGAATGAGAAAATATTTTCTCCACTCAAAGATTTCTATTCTGAAACCAAAGGCGTAAAAGGTTTGAAAGCCTTCAACGAAGATTTTCGTGTATGGCTGGATGATATAGAAGATTACCTGAAGGATCTGAAAGATGTTTATCTTTTGGAAACGCCATTATTCGATAAAGAAAAAGATGTTGAAGTTTCTATGGCCATCAAGAAAGTTCCGACGCACGTTTTGACTTACCAACTATTCCAAAATGGAAAAACGGTTTCTGAGATTGCAAAAGAAAGAGGTTTGGTGAATTCGACTATTTTCGGGCATCTTTCAAAATATGCTGAGCAAAGTTTACTGGACAGAAGTGACCTTTTAAGAATTTATCCGAAAAATAAAGTTGAAGCTTTCGAAAAACAATTCAAGGCTGATCCAAAAGAGAATATCAATGATTGGAAGTCTGTCTTGCCTTCGGATTTTGATTATGGTGAGATCCGATTGATTTGGAATTACTTTTTGAATTTGAAGAAGTAG
- the ruvC gene encoding crossover junction endodeoxyribonuclease RuvC, which produces MLVEKVILGIDPGTSIMGFGIISVKGSKMELIAIHELILKKYENHETKLKVIFDKTLALIDEYHPDETALEAPFFGKNVQSMLKLGRAQGVAMAASLHRNIPIIEYSPKKIKMAITGNGNASKEQVAGMLQNLLKLKEFPTKYLDASDGLAVAVCHHFNSGSIATDKSYSGWDSFLKQNPDRIK; this is translated from the coding sequence ATGTTAGTTGAAAAAGTCATTTTAGGGATTGACCCTGGAACAAGTATTATGGGTTTTGGAATTATTTCCGTAAAAGGGAGTAAAATGGAGTTAATAGCTATCCACGAATTGATCCTAAAAAAATATGAGAACCACGAGACTAAACTTAAAGTTATTTTCGATAAAACCTTAGCTTTGATTGATGAATATCATCCCGACGAAACCGCTTTGGAAGCACCTTTTTTTGGAAAGAATGTCCAGAGTATGCTAAAATTGGGAAGAGCTCAAGGCGTTGCAATGGCAGCAAGTCTCCACAGAAACATTCCCATCATCGAGTATTCTCCCAAGAAAATCAAAATGGCTATCACGGGTAATGGAAATGCCAGCAAGGAACAAGTTGCAGGAATGCTCCAGAATCTTTTGAAACTGAAAGAATTCCCTACAAAATACCTTGATGCCTCTGATGGATTAGCAGTTGCTGTTTGTCACCACTTCAACTCAGGAAGTATTGCCACAGATAAATCTTACTCTGGTTGGGATAGTTTTTTGAAACAGAATCCGGATAGGATTAAGTAA